The Spirochaeta isovalerica genome includes a window with the following:
- a CDS encoding bacteriohemerythrin: MGQKTIYDYNQKIPEWNESLEIGLDSIDREHRFFLDLIREIEVEALRDRESEFIQLHIDELILYARFHFFSEEIYMKKIKYPDLDKHRELHLQLIGKLSDQVTRFQMKEIHIESIVEFLVNWFKYHTLVEDVKIARFISS; this comes from the coding sequence ATGGGACAGAAAACCATATACGATTACAATCAGAAAATCCCCGAGTGGAATGAGAGCCTGGAAATCGGCCTGGATTCGATTGACCGGGAACACCGCTTTTTTCTCGACCTTATAAGAGAAATAGAAGTCGAAGCCTTGCGCGACAGGGAGTCGGAGTTTATCCAGCTTCACATCGATGAGCTCATTCTCTACGCCAGGTTTCACTTCTTCAGCGAAGAAATATATATGAAGAAAATCAAATATCCCGATCTGGATAAGCACAGGGAACTGCATCTTCAACTGATCGGCAAGCTCTCAGACCAGGTTACCCGGTTTCAGATGAAGGAAATCCACATCGAATCCATTGTGGAATTTCTGGTCAACTGGTTTAAGTACCACACTCTGGTGGAAGATGTGAAAATTGCCCGTTTTATTTCCTCCTGA